In Nematostella vectensis chromosome 11, jaNemVect1.1, whole genome shotgun sequence, a genomic segment contains:
- the LOC5505768 gene encoding uncharacterized protein LOC5505768, translating to MTLFQILGRELTSANAETSHDLKILSRLIIQTVCPVMDEGRKSRESLFLQLGILLNLLLTLVSVGYLTYKVHTLDDRVVRAEDVLFPGHQAKPENARERQTRSVRSDSCGECRETCLMLFGPSSSLKIITRENASRTVCLRGKPGAPGPQGPTGPRGRRGKPGSKGVRGWPGKRGPVGPPGPMGPQGPNGRAFSGNTSVLIDSLDIPRITTRPPETLVAKQGQNLKIPCIATGFPEPVIAWSHDGKPVSKERYSTDIGTMTLESVQFNDRGTYTCQAKNFIGSARITFELIVNVIPRFVQPPPVYLPGYIGWETTLTCDIFGFPPPHIEWTRALQQIHSGRTRQAGRRLIIKKTEQQDRGPYMCTGTNKLGSVFALIVLTVYPVVPPTITKSPPPVVTVQRRGATLQLTCAAQGSPTPTIEWSKDGRLISTNDSRSEANTREGSLVMPYFQPEDQGDYQCFFRNFDNGTAEFVSHVELIGCGDPGVPDDGYRIGNQFWAGEIVTYVCNHGYKLVGPSSRMCLTSGNWSDINTTCHIQCSEPEPLNHGLMRGDKFWAGESVTYECHHGYWLRGEAKIQCTENGTWSHPQPICKGQELYSTILQNQTEYYALLNEWLAPVCAVPTRWVTCYHAVQHGWSASTFHGQCDNKGPSITIIKVGEYIFGGYTEASWHSGGSYTEAPNSFIFSFKNHYNIRPFKTRVWRLSNSIYGNGNYGPTFGGGHDIYLANDAINNGNSYLNFGHSYVQIRGYIGGEAQKLLSGAYNFRPDDYEVFIQTT from the exons ATGACGCTATTTCAGATTCTTGGCAGAGAATTGACTTCCGCAAATGCTGAAACGTCTCACGATTTGAAAATTCTCTCAAGATTGATTATACAGACAGTGTGTCCTGTCATGGACGAAGGGCGAAAATCTCGGGAGAGCTTATTTTTACAACTCGGGATCCTACTAAACTTACTGCTAACGCTTGTGTCTGTCGGGTATCTTACATATAAAGTACACACGCTAGATGACAGAGTCGTGAGAGCGGAGGATGTACTATTCCCCGGCCACCAAGCGAAGCCAGAAAACGCGAGAGAGCGGCAGACGAGATCTGTTCGTTCAGATTCGTGCGGTGAATGCAGGGAAACATGCTTAATGCTATTTGGACCGTCATCCAGCCTAAAG ATCATTACAAGAGAAAATGCCAGTCGCACAGTTTGTCTACGCG GTAAACCCGGAGCTCCGGGTCCTCAAGGTCCTACAGGTCCTAGAGGGCGTAGGGGCAAGCCAGGCTCCAAAGGGGTGCGTGGATGGCCTGGTAAAAGAGGCCCTGTTGGTCCCCCTGGTCCTATGGGCCCACAAGGTCCAAACGGAAGGGCTTTCTCAGGGAATACCTCAGTTCTCATAGATTCATTGG ACATTCCACGAATTACAACTCGACCACCTGAAACACTAGTCGCTAAACAAGGACAGAATCTAAAGATACCCTGCATCGCCACAGGCTTCCCGGAGCCTGTGATCGCCTGGTCACATGACGGCAAACCG GTGAGTAAGGAGCGATACAGCACTGACATTGGCACCATGACCCTCGAGAGCGTTCAATTCAACGACAGAGGGACATACACATGCCAAGCGAAGAATTTCATAGGGTCAGCTAGGATCACCTTTGAGCTCATCGTTAACG TAATTCCGCGGTTCGTCCAGCCACCACCCGTTTATCTCCCTGGCTACATTGGATGGGAGACGACCTTAACTTGTGACATCTTCGGCTTCCCGCCCCCTCACATTGAGTGGACGCGTGCGCTACAGCAAATACACTCTGGCCGTACCAGGCAAGCAGGCCGAAGGCTTATTATCAAGAAGACTGAGCAACAAGACCGTGGCCCGTACATGTGCACAGGGACCAACAAGCTGGGGTCTGTGTTTGCATTGATCGTGTTAACTGTGTATCCTGTTG TGCCGCCTACTATTACCAAATCTCCGCCGCCTGTTGTAACTGTCCAGCGCAGGGGCGCTACATTGCAATTGACATGCGCAGCACAAGGCTCCCCGACCCCGACCATCGAGTGGAGCAAAGACGGAAGACTCATCTCTACCAATGATTCACGAAGTGAAGCAAATACGCGCGAGGGAAGTCTTGTCATGCCCTACTTCCAACCTGAAGACCAAGGGGACTACCAGTGCTTCTTTAGAAACTTCGACAATGGCACCGCAGAGTTCGTATCACATGTTG AATTGATTGGTTGCGGTGATCCTGGGGTCCCGGATGACGGTTACCGCATTGGTAATCAGTTTTGGGCAGGAGAGATAGTGACGTATGTCTGTAACCATGGATACAAGCTAGTGGGACCGTCTAGTCGCATGTGTCTTACCTCCGGAAACTGGAGTGATATCAATACTACTT gTCATATTCAATGTTCGGAGCCAGAACCACTCAACCACGGCCTCATGCGTGGTGATAAATTTTGGGCCGGAGAGTCTGTCACATACGAGTGTCACCATGGTTACTGGCTGAGGGGAGAGGCCAAGATACAGTGCACAGAAAACGGCACGTGGAGCCATCCGCAACCAATATGCAAAG GTCAAGAGCTGTACTCAACAATCCTGCAAAATCAAACCGAGTACTATGCGCTACTAAACGAATGGCTCGCCCCAGTCTGCGCGGTCCCAACGCGATGGGTCACGTGTTACCACGCGGTCCAGCATGGGTGGTCCGCCAGCACGTTCCACGGACAGTGTGACAACAAGGGTCCTagtatcaccatcatcaaggTCGGAGAGTACATTTTTGGTGGCTACACGGAAGCCAGCTGGC ATTCTGGAGGATCGTACACAGAAGCACCTAACAGTTTCATATTCTCCTTCAAAAACCATTACAACATCCGCCCCTTCAAGACCAGAGTGTGGAGACTTTCAAACTCCATATATGGGAATGGTAACTACGGTCCAACGTTTGGTGGCGGGCATGATATTTACCTCGCCAACGACGCCATCAATAACGGGAACTCGTACCTTAACTTTGGGCACTCCTATGTACAGATAAGAGGCTATATCGGAGGGGAAGCTCAGAAATTGTTATCTGGAGCTTATAACTTTAGGCCTGATGACTATGAAGTCTTCATACAGACGACTTAA
- the LOC116613537 gene encoding PCNA-associated factor codes for MVRTKADGCGRKAVAAKAPRKQVGGGSSGGCSSGAAMTPDKSSAGGGNQVRWWPTPEWQKGVDSFFTKIDKTDQSNKLTTTNMETASSSSNESTIESTADQDIKELEN; via the exons ATGGTGAGGACTAAAGCAGACGGCTGTGGAAGAAAAG CTGTTGCTGCTAAGGCACCCCGCAAGCAGGTTGGAGGGGGTTCATCAGGGGGGTGCAGCAGTGGAGCGGCAATGACTCCTGACAAGTCCTCAGCCGGGGGAGGTAACCAGGTCAGATGGTGGCCAACACCAGAATGGCAAAAAG GTGTGGATTCCTTCTTCACAAAGATTGACAAAACAGACCAGTCAAACAAACTAACCACTACAAATATGGAAACAGCATCAAGCTCATCAAATGAGAGCACTATAGAATCCACTGCAGACCAAGACATCAAAGAATTAGAAAACTAG